One region of Aeromicrobium sp. Sec7.5 genomic DNA includes:
- a CDS encoding CoA transferase → MGRGEVSAVDTEVLRGLRHAASVGPDQALADWLATGLAGDPTRSSTTGWTAHGRPATLARALATTLTSVAAERFDTALPLDGAELLGRRARLSAIDPEGAHGPDARLLRAADGWWSLNLARPSDVELVPALVEDQVDAAWTDVEGWSARLPAQAVVDRATMLGLPASRLGETPVPAEPWRTSSAPASTSSTSLRVVNLGSLWAAPLAAHLLGRLGAEVVHVESTTRPDASRWGSPAFYDELRVGAEVRSIDVTTTSGRAALHALVSSADVVVEASRPRALEGLGVGPGQVMPDGRARTWLQITGHGPEQPHRVGFGDDAAVAGGLVVVDRDGLPGFYGDAVADPLTGLVGALAVAANHDQQRQTVMQASLAWSAATARAAGDVSG, encoded by the coding sequence ATGGGTCGAGGCGAGGTCTCCGCGGTGGACACCGAGGTGCTGCGCGGCCTGCGTCACGCCGCGTCCGTCGGGCCCGACCAGGCACTGGCGGACTGGCTCGCGACGGGTCTGGCGGGAGACCCCACGCGATCGTCGACTACCGGGTGGACGGCGCACGGCCGGCCGGCCACGCTGGCGCGCGCGCTGGCCACGACGCTCACGTCGGTCGCCGCCGAGCGGTTCGACACCGCCCTGCCCCTCGACGGTGCCGAGCTGCTGGGCCGCCGGGCCCGGCTCTCCGCGATCGATCCCGAGGGAGCCCACGGGCCCGACGCCCGCCTCCTCCGGGCGGCCGACGGCTGGTGGTCCCTCAACCTGGCGCGCCCGAGCGACGTGGAGCTGGTGCCGGCCCTCGTGGAGGACCAGGTCGACGCCGCATGGACCGACGTCGAAGGGTGGTCGGCGCGGCTCCCCGCGCAGGCGGTCGTGGACCGAGCCACGATGCTCGGCCTGCCGGCCTCGCGGCTGGGCGAGACGCCCGTCCCCGCAGAGCCCTGGCGCACGAGCTCCGCCCCGGCCTCGACCTCCTCGACCTCGCTCCGGGTCGTGAACCTGGGCTCGCTCTGGGCCGCGCCCCTGGCCGCCCACCTGCTCGGCCGGCTCGGGGCAGAGGTCGTGCACGTCGAGTCGACCACGCGGCCCGACGCGTCCCGGTGGGGAAGCCCCGCGTTCTACGACGAGCTGCGGGTGGGGGCCGAGGTGCGCTCGATCGACGTCACCACCACGTCCGGACGCGCCGCGCTGCACGCGCTCGTCTCGTCGGCCGACGTCGTGGTCGAGGCCAGCCGACCCCGGGCCCTGGAAGGACTCGGCGTCGGCCCGGGGCAGGTCATGCCCGACGGACGTGCGCGGACGTGGCTGCAGATCACCGGCCACGGCCCGGAGCAGCCCCACCGGGTCGGCTTCGGCGACGACGCCGCCGTCGCCGGTGGACTCGTGGTCGTCGACCGGGACGGGCTCCCCGGCTTCTACGGCGACGCCGTGGCCGACCCGTTGACGGGTCTCGTCGGGGCGCTGGCCGTCGCGGCGAACCACGACCAGCAGCGACAGACGGTCATGCAGGCGTCCTTGGCCTGGTCCGCCGCGACCGCCCGAGCGGCCGGCGACGTCAGCGGTTGA
- a CDS encoding nuclear transport factor 2 family protein — MNDQMSNAELHEAVHAQRVAGVMTRYGLACDERDRATLEQLFHPEARAVYDVDSDLSGNTAIAEWISGATEHLLWQQHAMRVMRVDVDGDRATAVSYLTSHQVAKDATDVTLMMNSRYDTELELTDGAWRIRRLHLVVGTIEHRPIVLGSLVAAASTQEQHV; from the coding sequence ATGAACGACCAGATGAGCAACGCGGAGCTGCACGAGGCCGTGCACGCCCAGCGGGTGGCCGGCGTGATGACGCGCTACGGCCTGGCGTGCGACGAGCGCGACCGGGCGACCCTCGAGCAGCTGTTCCACCCCGAGGCGCGGGCCGTGTACGACGTCGACTCCGACCTCAGCGGCAACACCGCGATCGCCGAGTGGATCTCCGGCGCCACCGAGCACCTGCTCTGGCAGCAGCACGCGATGCGCGTCATGCGGGTCGACGTCGACGGCGACCGCGCGACCGCCGTGAGCTACCTGACCTCGCACCAGGTCGCCAAGGACGCGACCGACGTGACGCTCATGATGAACAGCCGCTACGACACCGAGCTCGAGCTGACGGACGGTGCCTGGCGCATCCGCCGGCTCCACCTGGTCGTCGGCACGATCGAGCACCGCCCCATCGTCCTCGGCTCGCTCGTGGCGGCCGCCAGCACCCAGGAGCAGCATGTCTGA
- a CDS encoding SDR family NAD(P)-dependent oxidoreductase — protein MRFHDHVLFATGGGSGIGAAVARRFTDEGGTVVVADKDAARAEAVAQGLRGAVAVTVDVSDEDSVRRAAEVVRERFGRVDGVLNAGGHADFGPFEEWSLERWNLMMAVHATGPFLVCKHLIPLMREHGGGSVVNVASVAALVAQRGNAPYGAAKAAVIGFTRQIALEVAPEVRVNAVAAGRVHTAMTEPLIVARGGGNAADGAAAFGQANMQGRVASPDEMAASICFLLSEDASFMTGSVLVVDGGETAR, from the coding sequence ATGCGCTTCCATGATCACGTGCTGTTCGCCACAGGTGGCGGATCCGGCATCGGCGCGGCGGTGGCCCGCCGCTTCACCGACGAGGGCGGCACGGTGGTCGTCGCCGACAAGGACGCGGCTCGGGCCGAGGCCGTGGCGCAGGGGCTGCGAGGAGCAGTGGCCGTCACGGTCGACGTGTCGGACGAGGACTCCGTGCGACGAGCCGCCGAGGTGGTGCGTGAGCGCTTCGGCCGCGTCGACGGGGTGCTCAACGCCGGAGGCCATGCCGACTTCGGTCCGTTCGAGGAGTGGTCGCTCGAGCGATGGAACCTCATGATGGCGGTGCACGCGACCGGACCGTTCCTGGTGTGCAAGCACCTGATCCCGCTGATGCGTGAGCACGGCGGGGGGTCAGTCGTGAACGTCGCCTCGGTCGCCGCGCTCGTCGCGCAGCGGGGCAACGCACCGTACGGAGCCGCCAAGGCCGCGGTGATCGGCTTCACCCGTCAGATCGCCCTCGAGGTGGCGCCCGAGGTGCGGGTCAACGCCGTGGCGGCCGGACGCGTGCACACGGCGATGACCGAGCCGCTGATCGTGGCCCGGGGCGGCGGGAACGCCGCTGACGGTGCCGCTGCCTTCGGGCAGGCCAACATGCAGGGTCGCGTCGCCAGTCCCGACGAGATGGCGGCGTCGATCTGCTTCCTCCTGTCAGAGGACGCCAGCTTCATGACCGGCAGCGTGCTCGTGGTCGACGGCGGGGAGACGGCGCGGTGA
- a CDS encoding diflavin oxidoreductase gives MPASHDRPLIHVLFGSQTGNAEVVAMDTSDALEADGYTTTLMSMDEFGVADLDSMTHVALVSSTYDDGNMPDSAQDLWDELESDAPDLSHLQYAVLSLGDSSYEFFCAAGRMFDEKFAELGGRRVLDRLDCDLDYERPSQQWIKAVTSTFGGADVEDTSGSASVDVEPSTTSAARWTRQDPFLATISHTAKLSGSESHKAVHHVEVDLADSAIEYLPGDSIGVVPVNPAELVDGFVAALGVSADATPAGQDASWRELLTHRLELRLPSRALVDWVAEQSGDEELAHLLGTRDREALEAWLWGRDALDLVEMLPQDKRDADRVAALLGSLQHRSYSISSSPTESPKTVDLLVSCVRYHRDGRDRVGAGSATMTAALPAGSQVAVFLAPNPSFRLPADDAPVIMVGPGVGVAPFRSFLLERRSRSASGRNWLFFGDQHETCDFLYRDEVTGWQQDGLLTRLSTAFSRDQEHKVYVQDKLREQGADVYAWLQDGAHFYICGDGVRMSQAVESALVEVVATHGAMSEDAAWDYVAGLKRQRRFSQDVY, from the coding sequence ATGCCAGCCAGCCACGACCGTCCGCTCATCCATGTGCTCTTCGGCTCCCAGACCGGAAATGCCGAGGTCGTCGCGATGGACACCTCGGACGCGCTCGAGGCCGACGGCTACACGACCACGCTGATGTCGATGGACGAGTTCGGCGTCGCCGACCTCGACTCCATGACGCACGTCGCCCTCGTCTCGTCGACGTACGACGACGGCAACATGCCCGACAGCGCCCAGGACCTGTGGGACGAGCTCGAGAGCGACGCCCCCGACCTGTCCCACCTGCAGTACGCCGTGCTGTCGCTGGGCGACTCGTCCTACGAGTTCTTCTGCGCGGCCGGCCGCATGTTCGACGAGAAGTTCGCCGAGCTCGGCGGACGACGCGTGCTGGACCGGCTCGACTGCGACCTCGACTACGAGCGACCGTCGCAGCAGTGGATCAAGGCCGTGACCTCGACGTTCGGCGGCGCGGACGTCGAGGACACGTCCGGCAGCGCGAGCGTGGACGTCGAGCCGTCGACGACCTCCGCCGCACGCTGGACGCGGCAGGACCCGTTCCTGGCGACGATCAGCCACACGGCGAAGCTGTCGGGCTCCGAGTCCCACAAGGCGGTCCACCACGTCGAGGTCGACCTCGCCGACAGTGCCATCGAGTACCTGCCCGGCGACTCGATCGGCGTCGTCCCGGTCAACCCGGCCGAGCTCGTCGACGGATTCGTCGCCGCCCTCGGCGTGAGCGCCGACGCGACGCCCGCCGGTCAGGACGCCAGCTGGCGCGAGCTGCTGACCCACCGCCTCGAGCTGCGCCTGCCGTCGCGCGCCCTGGTCGACTGGGTCGCGGAGCAGTCCGGCGACGAGGAGCTGGCCCACCTGCTCGGCACCCGCGACCGCGAGGCCCTCGAGGCCTGGCTGTGGGGGCGCGACGCCCTCGACCTCGTCGAGATGCTCCCGCAGGACAAGCGCGACGCCGACCGCGTCGCCGCGCTCCTCGGCTCGCTCCAGCACCGGTCGTACTCGATCAGCTCGAGCCCCACCGAGTCGCCCAAGACCGTCGACCTCCTGGTCTCGTGCGTGCGGTACCACCGCGACGGACGTGACCGCGTCGGCGCCGGGTCCGCCACGATGACCGCGGCGCTGCCCGCGGGCTCGCAGGTCGCCGTCTTCCTCGCGCCGAACCCCAGCTTCCGGCTGCCGGCCGACGATGCCCCCGTCATCATGGTCGGCCCCGGCGTGGGCGTGGCACCGTTCCGCTCGTTCCTGCTCGAGCGCCGGTCCCGCAGCGCGTCGGGCCGGAACTGGCTCTTCTTCGGCGACCAGCACGAGACGTGCGACTTCCTCTACCGCGACGAGGTCACGGGCTGGCAGCAGGACGGTCTGCTCACGCGGCTGTCGACCGCCTTCTCCCGCGACCAGGAGCACAAGGTCTACGTCCAGGACAAGCTGCGCGAGCAGGGGGCCGACGTCTACGCCTGGCTCCAAGACGGCGCGCACTTCTACATCTGCGGCGACGGCGTCCGGATGTCGCAGGCGGTCGAGTCGGCACTCGTCGAGGTCGTCGCGACCCACGGCGCGATGTCCGAGGACGCCGCCTGGGACTACGTCGCCGGCCTCAAGCGCCAGCGTCGCTTCAGCCAGGACGTGTACTGA
- a CDS encoding cytochrome P450 produces MSETPVIELIEGQQKGGCPVVHFDVNQQLPIHSYHEELDQLRGQAPIVWNTYGGGFWMLLNDETVRAAFHDHEVFSSDSTVVTVPEPNWHWIPTMENPPRHKLYRRVLNPPFSPRAVRDREDRIRQHATDFIDTFVADGRVNFVEAFAKEYPTKVFLEILGLPHEDSPQMVEWVEAVFGGLGSEDPVAAKAGGDAQVAINAYFVELLADRKANPREDEFFTDLTRSSIGDDPISDEDFLNICNVLILAGLDTVKSQLGYIMLHLAENPDDRQRILDEPDLIPVAVDEMVRVYSIVMDGRKVAQDTEFHGCPMKAGEMVMLTVPSATRDETKYANPGKVDFDRTDSTGHLAFAAGPHKCLGNHLARREMIIAIEEWLRRIPHYQAVEVDALRETGPQLGLEELWLEWEVTA; encoded by the coding sequence ATGTCTGAGACACCCGTCATCGAGCTCATCGAGGGGCAGCAGAAGGGTGGCTGCCCGGTCGTGCACTTCGACGTGAACCAGCAGCTGCCGATCCACTCGTACCACGAGGAGCTGGACCAGCTCCGGGGCCAGGCGCCGATCGTGTGGAACACCTACGGCGGTGGATTCTGGATGCTGCTCAACGACGAGACGGTGCGTGCGGCGTTCCACGACCACGAGGTCTTCAGCAGCGACTCCACGGTCGTGACCGTCCCCGAGCCCAACTGGCACTGGATCCCCACGATGGAGAACCCGCCGCGGCACAAGCTGTACCGCCGCGTGCTCAACCCGCCGTTCTCGCCGCGCGCCGTCCGGGACCGCGAGGACCGCATCCGTCAGCACGCGACCGACTTCATCGACACCTTCGTGGCCGACGGGCGCGTGAACTTCGTCGAGGCCTTCGCCAAGGAGTACCCGACCAAGGTCTTCCTGGAGATCCTCGGCCTCCCGCACGAGGACTCGCCCCAGATGGTCGAGTGGGTCGAGGCCGTCTTCGGCGGTCTCGGCAGCGAGGATCCCGTCGCGGCCAAGGCCGGCGGCGACGCGCAGGTCGCGATCAACGCCTACTTCGTCGAGCTGCTGGCCGACCGCAAGGCCAACCCCCGTGAGGACGAGTTCTTCACCGACCTGACCCGCTCGAGCATCGGCGACGATCCGATCTCGGACGAGGACTTCCTCAACATCTGCAACGTCCTGATCCTGGCGGGTCTGGACACCGTCAAGAGCCAGCTCGGCTACATCATGCTGCACCTGGCGGAGAACCCCGACGACCGCCAGCGGATCCTGGACGAGCCCGATCTCATCCCGGTGGCCGTCGACGAGATGGTGCGGGTCTACTCGATCGTGATGGACGGCCGCAAGGTCGCCCAGGACACCGAGTTCCACGGCTGTCCCATGAAGGCCGGCGAGATGGTCATGCTCACCGTGCCCTCCGCCACGCGTGACGAGACGAAGTACGCCAACCCTGGGAAGGTCGACTTCGACCGCACGGACTCGACGGGGCACCTGGCCTTCGCGGCCGGCCCGCACAAGTGCCTCGGCAACCACCTCGCTCGCCGCGAGATGATCATCGCGATCGAGGAGTGGCTGCGCCGCATCCCGCACTACCAAGCCGTCGAGGTCGACGCGCTCCGCGAGACGGGGCCGCAGCTCGGCCTCGAAGAGCTGTGGCTCGAGTGGGAGGTCACGGCATGA
- a CDS encoding enoyl-CoA hydratase/isomerase family protein, whose product MSTAPGSSGVVVLRPGEVDEPDDTRISVLVLGPEGDVDVDADVDVVVAPHGSTAAARREVVGVPDVDATVATIRRRVAERPLAAVALARLLPRVVGVDVPHGLALESRTFSELLAGPEFAAWLAARGAPRPSGDPHRMRLDRVGDDLTITLDRPTRRNAYDAAMRDALLEALEIARLDPDVRVTLRGAGPDFCAGGDLDEFGTAQDLDAAHETRVAASPGALVHALRDRVTAHVHGHAVGSGIEIAAFAGHVRADADARFALPEVAMGLVPGAGGTVSLSRRIGRHRLLWWGLTGTVLDAATAHRWGLVDELVD is encoded by the coding sequence ATGTCGACCGCGCCTGGCTCCTCGGGCGTCGTCGTCCTGCGGCCCGGTGAGGTCGACGAACCCGACGACACACGCATCTCGGTCCTCGTCCTCGGTCCCGAGGGCGACGTCGACGTCGATGCGGACGTCGACGTGGTGGTCGCCCCGCACGGATCGACCGCGGCCGCGCGCCGTGAGGTCGTGGGTGTGCCCGACGTCGACGCGACGGTCGCCACGATCCGGCGGCGGGTCGCCGAACGTCCGCTCGCCGCGGTCGCGCTGGCCCGGTTGCTGCCGCGCGTCGTCGGGGTCGACGTGCCGCACGGGCTCGCGCTCGAGTCGCGCACGTTCTCGGAGCTGCTCGCCGGCCCCGAGTTCGCGGCGTGGCTGGCGGCGCGCGGCGCCCCACGTCCGTCCGGTGACCCGCACCGCATGCGGCTCGATCGCGTCGGTGACGACCTCACGATCACGCTCGACCGCCCCACCCGGCGCAACGCCTACGACGCGGCGATGCGCGACGCGCTCCTCGAGGCGCTGGAGATCGCCCGGCTCGATCCCGACGTGCGCGTCACGCTGCGCGGGGCCGGGCCCGACTTCTGCGCCGGGGGTGACCTCGACGAGTTCGGCACGGCCCAGGACCTGGACGCGGCGCACGAGACCCGCGTCGCGGCCAGCCCGGGCGCCCTGGTCCACGCGCTCCGCGACCGGGTCACGGCCCACGTGCACGGCCACGCCGTCGGCTCCGGCATCGAGATCGCGGCGTTCGCGGGTCACGTCCGCGCTGACGCGGACGCCCGATTCGCCCTTCCGGAGGTCGCGATGGGCCTGGTCCCGGGTGCCGGCGGGACCGTCAGCCTGTCGAGGCGCATCGGCCGGCACCGCCTGCTGTGGTGGGGGCTGACCGGCACGGTCCTGGACGCCGCCACGGCTCACCGATGGGGGCTCGTCGATGAGCTCGTCGACTAG
- a CDS encoding amidohydrolase family protein produces the protein MSSSTSGSNLLVRDVALDGARLDCRVVAGVVAELAAGLTPRPGEQVVDGAGGALLPGLHDHHVHAFAAAAAAGSLDLRGGALPAQGQAAAPERAGVRDWVRAVGLGDDDATAADLDRVWPSRPARVQHRSGALWVLNTRAIELLEGVLEPEERADGRVWRGDARLGEALGRLDPRGVEDDLRPWGEQLAARGVTGLTDATVGLEASGLAVVRAHLPQRVVSLGAEDDGLPVKVVAGDHGPVDGSDRWSELVTAVRAARERGRPVAVHAVSAAALAMVLAVLDEVGVLPGDRVEHAAVCDDDAADRLAELGVTVVTQPSIAARRGRAMVDASEPEDRAWLWRIAGLRDRGVRVVLSSDAPYGDVDPWATIRLAAAGLPDDRSPWLRDQTISAREALASYLTRPEDPAGAVRAVRPGAAADLCVLDAPLDVVLDRVTGGDTASPVRLTVIDGQVVSTRPG, from the coding sequence ATGAGCTCGTCGACTAGCGGCAGCAACCTGCTCGTCCGCGACGTCGCGCTCGACGGTGCGCGGCTCGACTGCCGGGTCGTCGCCGGGGTCGTCGCCGAGCTCGCGGCCGGCCTGACGCCGCGGCCGGGGGAGCAGGTCGTCGACGGTGCCGGCGGTGCGCTGCTGCCGGGACTGCACGACCACCACGTGCACGCCTTCGCCGCCGCGGCGGCCGCCGGGTCGCTCGACCTGCGGGGCGGTGCCCTGCCGGCTCAGGGACAGGCAGCCGCACCGGAGCGCGCCGGGGTCCGCGACTGGGTCCGCGCGGTCGGCCTGGGCGACGACGACGCGACGGCCGCCGACCTCGATCGCGTCTGGCCGTCCCGTCCCGCCCGGGTGCAGCACCGCTCGGGGGCGCTGTGGGTGCTCAACACCCGGGCGATCGAGCTGCTCGAGGGCGTCCTCGAACCCGAAGAGCGGGCCGATGGTCGGGTGTGGCGAGGCGATGCGCGGCTCGGTGAGGCGCTCGGCCGGCTCGACCCCCGGGGAGTCGAGGACGACCTCCGTCCCTGGGGCGAGCAGCTCGCCGCCAGGGGGGTGACGGGACTGACCGACGCGACCGTCGGCCTGGAGGCCTCGGGCCTGGCCGTGGTCCGGGCGCACCTGCCGCAGCGGGTCGTCTCGCTCGGTGCGGAGGACGACGGGCTGCCGGTCAAGGTCGTCGCCGGCGACCACGGGCCGGTCGACGGCTCCGACCGATGGTCCGAGCTCGTCACCGCGGTGCGCGCGGCGCGCGAGCGTGGCCGTCCGGTGGCGGTGCACGCGGTCTCGGCCGCAGCCCTGGCGATGGTGCTGGCGGTCCTGGACGAGGTCGGCGTGCTGCCGGGCGACCGGGTCGAGCACGCGGCGGTGTGCGACGACGACGCCGCCGACCGGCTGGCCGAGCTCGGCGTGACCGTCGTGACGCAGCCCTCGATCGCCGCGCGCCGGGGGCGCGCCATGGTGGACGCGTCCGAGCCGGAGGACCGCGCGTGGCTGTGGCGCATCGCCGGCCTGCGCGACCGCGGCGTGCGGGTCGTGCTGTCGAGCGACGCCCCCTACGGCGATGTCGACCCGTGGGCCACGATCCGGCTGGCGGCGGCCGGGCTCCCGGACGACCGCTCACCGTGGCTGCGGGACCAGACGATCTCGGCCCGCGAGGCGCTGGCGTCCTACCTGACCCGGCCCGAGGACCCGGCCGGAGCCGTGCGGGCGGTGCGGCCGGGTGCGGCGGCCGACCTGTGCGTGCTCGACGCGCCGCTCGACGTCGTGCTCGACCGCGTCACCGGAGGCGACACCGCCTCACCCGTGCGGCTGACCGTGATCGACGGTCAGGTCGTCAGTACACGTCCTGGCTGA
- a CDS encoding NADP-dependent oxidoreductase yields MSTEHPSTEHPSTEHPSTVRSREVHLVNRPSGGAPKSDDVTIVEVDVAAGPGQVLVRNTVMSVEPYMRGRMSETTSYVAPFGLGEPMDGPATGVVAWSDVPELPVGTDVVHQFGWREYVALDPADVEAVDVDGLKPTDHLGALGQTGMTAWIGMNIIAKVQPGDTVFVSSAAGGVGAVAGQLAKAKGCTVIGSCGSADKVAAAVKDFGFDTAFDYHDGRIRDLLRGCIEEVGKPGLDVYFDNVGAEHLEAAIREMNEHGRIALCGMIAVYNATEPVPGPRNLLLMIWRRLRMEGYLLGDHEDARGEFLAEMTELVRRGEVTSPETYVGHGIEEAFAGFQTLLEGRAVIGKALVSLEG; encoded by the coding sequence ATGAGCACCGAGCACCCGAGCACCGAGCACCCGAGCACCGAGCACCCGAGCACCGTGCGCAGTCGTGAGGTCCACCTCGTCAACCGCCCGTCCGGTGGCGCCCCGAAGTCCGACGACGTCACGATCGTGGAGGTCGACGTCGCGGCCGGACCCGGGCAGGTCCTCGTCCGCAACACCGTGATGTCGGTCGAGCCCTACATGCGCGGACGCATGTCGGAGACGACGAGCTACGTCGCCCCGTTCGGGCTCGGCGAGCCGATGGACGGGCCCGCGACCGGTGTCGTCGCGTGGTCCGACGTGCCCGAGCTGCCCGTGGGCACGGACGTCGTCCACCAGTTCGGCTGGCGCGAGTACGTGGCGCTCGACCCGGCCGACGTCGAGGCCGTCGACGTCGACGGCCTCAAGCCGACCGATCACCTGGGCGCCCTGGGCCAGACCGGCATGACGGCGTGGATCGGCATGAACATCATCGCCAAGGTCCAGCCGGGTGACACCGTCTTCGTGTCGTCGGCCGCCGGCGGCGTGGGCGCGGTCGCGGGGCAGCTCGCGAAGGCCAAGGGCTGCACCGTGATCGGCAGCTGCGGATCGGCCGACAAGGTGGCCGCCGCCGTGAAGGACTTCGGTTTCGACACGGCCTTCGACTACCACGACGGCCGCATCCGCGACCTGCTGCGCGGCTGCATCGAGGAGGTCGGCAAGCCGGGTCTCGACGTCTACTTCGACAACGTCGGCGCCGAGCACCTCGAGGCGGCGATCCGGGAGATGAACGAGCACGGACGCATCGCGCTGTGCGGCATGATCGCGGTCTACAACGCGACCGAGCCGGTCCCCGGCCCCCGCAACCTGCTGCTGATGATCTGGCGCAGGCTGCGGATGGAGGGGTACCTGCTGGGCGACCACGAGGACGCTCGCGGCGAGTTCCTCGCCGAGATGACCGAGCTCGTGCGCCGCGGTGAGGTGACCAGCCCGGAGACCTACGTGGGTCACGGGATCGAGGAGGCCTTCGCGGGCTTCCAGACACTGCTCGAGGGACGCGCCGTGATCGGCAAGGCCCTCGTGAGCCTGGAGGGCTGA
- a CDS encoding NAD(P)-dependent alcohol dehydrogenase, giving the protein MRAVQYRTVGAGPAVVDVPRPEVGPGQVLLDVLAAGLCHFDVSVMAWPADAFPYALPMTLGHECAGRVAATGAGVSAVAVGDLVAVYGPWGCGTCEACSQGRENYCTRAVSLGIRPPGLGRDGALAEQMLVDDERHLVPLEGLDPVQAVPLTDAGLTPYHAVKAALPVLTPGATVVVIGVGGLGHVAVQLLRALTSVRVVAIDVDAKRLDGARTAGAEEVLLADDRTAERVRDLNDGQGVRAVFDFVGSQSTLDLAAAVAGAEAHVSIVGVGGGSLPVSFRTMPFGATVRCSYWGTRHELVEVMALARSGAIVVEHELISLEDVPEAYERLRVGRVHGRAVAVPGAGDLARTGGLNR; this is encoded by the coding sequence ATGCGGGCCGTCCAGTACCGCACGGTCGGCGCAGGTCCCGCGGTCGTCGACGTCCCCCGGCCCGAGGTGGGGCCGGGGCAGGTCCTCCTGGACGTGCTGGCGGCCGGTCTGTGCCACTTCGACGTGTCGGTCATGGCCTGGCCCGCGGACGCCTTCCCGTACGCACTCCCCATGACGCTCGGCCACGAGTGCGCCGGCCGGGTCGCCGCGACCGGCGCCGGGGTCTCGGCGGTGGCGGTCGGTGATCTCGTGGCGGTCTACGGCCCGTGGGGCTGCGGGACCTGCGAGGCCTGTTCGCAGGGTCGGGAGAACTACTGCACCCGCGCCGTGTCGCTCGGGATCCGGCCGCCCGGTCTGGGTCGCGACGGAGCTCTGGCCGAGCAGATGCTGGTCGACGACGAGCGGCACCTGGTGCCGCTCGAGGGTCTCGACCCCGTGCAGGCGGTCCCTCTCACCGACGCCGGGCTGACGCCGTACCACGCCGTGAAGGCGGCGTTGCCGGTCCTGACGCCGGGGGCGACCGTGGTCGTCATCGGGGTCGGGGGCCTGGGGCACGTCGCCGTCCAGCTGCTCCGTGCGCTGACGTCCGTGCGAGTGGTGGCGATCGACGTCGACGCGAAGCGTCTGGACGGAGCCCGTACGGCTGGTGCCGAGGAGGTCCTGCTCGCGGACGACCGGACGGCCGAGCGGGTGCGTGACCTGAACGACGGCCAGGGGGTCCGGGCGGTCTTCGACTTCGTGGGCAGCCAGTCCACGCTCGATCTCGCCGCCGCCGTGGCGGGTGCGGAGGCGCACGTCTCCATCGTGGGGGTCGGCGGGGGATCGTTGCCGGTCTCGTTCCGCACGATGCCCTTCGGGGCCACCGTGCGGTGCTCCTACTGGGGGACCCGCCACGAGCTCGTCGAGGTGATGGCGCTGGCGCGCTCCGGGGCGATCGTCGTCGAGCACGAGCTGATCTCGCTCGAGGACGTGCCGGAGGCCTATGAGCGCCTGCGGGTCGGACGGGTGCACGGGCGGGCCGTGGCGGTTCCCGGCGCTGGGGACCTGGCTCGCACCGGCGGTCTCAACCGCTGA
- a CDS encoding histidine phosphatase family protein: MNSPTDPSATTVPTPPLPLERAVLLGVEGVMTVTLVRHGQQVPQSGPTYDAAASVDPPLSQLGRAQADAVAALLADDPVDAVACSPLLRAHDTARRIADRHGLEPSVHRDLREVETFRYLPDDVPADQPSEVVLAGIRERFLTRPGWDLYPWSERSAEFRHRVSSAIEGLIALHRGARHLVIVSHGGVMNGYLADVLGIGPDLFFLPAHTSVSRVRAGDGRRALDSLNDTRHLRPDHVTH; the protein is encoded by the coding sequence GTGAACAGCCCGACCGACCCCAGCGCCACGACGGTGCCGACACCACCGCTCCCGCTGGAGCGAGCCGTGCTCCTCGGTGTCGAGGGGGTCATGACCGTGACCCTCGTCCGACATGGGCAGCAGGTTCCGCAGTCGGGCCCGACCTACGACGCGGCCGCCTCGGTGGACCCGCCGCTGTCGCAGCTCGGCCGAGCGCAGGCCGACGCCGTGGCGGCGCTCCTCGCCGACGACCCCGTCGACGCCGTGGCCTGCAGCCCGCTCTTGAGGGCCCACGACACGGCGCGGCGCATCGCTGACCGCCACGGGCTGGAGCCCTCCGTCCACCGTGACCTCCGCGAGGTCGAGACCTTCCGGTACCTGCCGGACGACGTGCCGGCGGACCAGCCGTCGGAGGTCGTGCTGGCGGGGATCCGCGAGCGGTTCCTGACCCGACCCGGATGGGACCTCTACCCGTGGTCGGAGCGCAGTGCGGAGTTCCGACATCGCGTCAGCTCGGCGATCGAAGGACTCATCGCGCTGCACCGTGGTGCCCGACACCTCGTGATCGTGAGTCACGGCGGGGTCATGAACGGCTACCTCGCCGACGTCCTGGGCATCGGTCCGGACCTGTTCTTCCTCCCCGCGCACACCTCGGTGTCCCGGGTGCGAGCTGGTGACGGGCGCCGCGCGCTCGACTCACTCAACGACACCCGGCACCTCCGTCCCGACCACGTCACCCACTGA